DNA sequence from the Acidobacteriota bacterium genome:
GTGGATGGCCCAGCCCTGCAAGCCTCCTTCGTCCGGCCCGGCGGTGTCGCGGTCAATTCGCGCGGCGAAATTTTCGTCAGTGACTATTTCACCCACACCATCCGCCGCATCGGCGGTTTCATCGCACCCACGCCACGTCCGAGCGTGACGCCCACGCCGCGTCCGAGCGTGACGCCCACACCCACACCACAACCAACCGCGACACCCACGCCACAACCAACCGCCACACCGACGCCGCAACCCACCGCGACGCCTACGCCAGTACCAACACCCACGCCGACGCCGGGTTCCGGCACGCCGCTGAATGTGATCATCAATCCGAGCTTTGAAACGGGTGATACCTTTGGCTGGCGGCTGATCACGTATGCCATCGAAGGCGGCGGCGCGTTGATGGTGACTGACCCGCAATACATCACGAATGGTCAGTTTGCGCTGAAATTCCAGGCGAATGGCCGCCGCCTGGCGGATTCGTGCGCGCAAGACATCAGCTTGCCGCCGGGTAATTACACCTTGAGTTGCGATGTCTGGCCCAGCATCGGCACCGTTGCCACACTAGGCGTGAATTTCAACAACGGCGCGCCCGGCGCCAGCGTCTCGTCACCGTCGGGGCAAACTGCGCATCTGGTGCTCAACTTCACCGTGAACGATGGCAGCCGTCCACTGACGATCTTTGCGGTGGGCAATCAGAATCGCTACATCCGCAGCAATTTCATCGTAGACAATTTCCTGCTCGTCAAACCATGAACCCGCGAAGTTCAAGCCAGTTCGTTGAAGAGGGGCATGGGTGAAAGGCCGGGCGCAGGCCTGAAGGGGATGCCAGGTGTTGGTGAATGCCTATCCTTTCGCCCATTCACCTCTTCAACTGGCTGGCTCGAAACAAAATGGGGAGCGTGAGCGGCCTGCGCCTCGGCATTGGACGCAATGGAGAAATCCCAAGCAGTCTTAATCCCAAGACTCAGGTCACTCACGCTCCCCGTACTGCTTCTAGGTATTGAAATTCTGCCGCACTTCTAACTCCTCGCCTGTGACCGCATCTACATAGACCGTCCACGTCATCCCGCTGCCAACTTCAACCGGGTAAGCGAGATGCAGCGACAGGCGATTGCCTGATTGTTTCGGATACACGACCAAATCCTTGACCCTGACCTCGTCGGGCTTGGCAACTTTGTAACTCATCGGCTGCCCGGCAAAGCTGCTGTAACTGAAGGCGCGTCCGACGAACTTGCCCGGCAAGTCTTTGGCGGCAATCAGGGTGCGCACGGGCAGCTCCAGCTTCGGCAACAAACGGCTGTTCCATTGCAACAGCGTACCCGTCTTGCTGATGACCAGCATCAGTTCGCCAAAACCGTTGGCCAGCGGATAGGGGAAGCTGCGTTGCTGATAGACGGCGCGATACAGCGAACCTTCCTTGCTGAAGGTCATCAACGACAAATCCTTTAACGAAGCCGCCGACTCGCGCCGCCCACCGCTGAGCAGCACCGCATAGCGTTCGATGAAACGGCGCAACGCCTCTTTGGCGGCCAATTCGTCCAGCGGGCTTTCTTGCGGGCTGAGTTTGATACGACCCGCCAGGGCCAATGGCAAGGCGCGCGGCGTGTTCAGCACCGGTTCGGCGTCAAATTGGGTTTCGGGCAATTGGAATTCGGTGAGCAAGGCGCGCCAAGCGGTCTCGGCTTCTTGCTGTTGTGCGGCTGTTGCTTCAAAGGCGGGGGGGTAATCGCTGCCGCGTTGTTGCGGCGTTTTGACGCCGACCTGGCCGGGCGCGGCGCAAGCCAACAGCCCCAGCGAACCCAATGACAACCCACAACACAACGCGGTAAATCCAGCCATTCTCATCGCGGCTCTCCCAGTAAAAACGACGGTGACAGTTCAGCCGCAAAAAAGCACAAAAGGCGCAAACACGTTTGACGTTCGTTGCGCCTTTTTGCGGCTCGCTCAGTTGTCAATGCGAGCGTGATGATTTCACGCTCGCTGGCTGAACGCAAGCAACCGACGGGGACGCTGGTGATGGGCTTAGAGCGGTTCTCACATCAGTGTCTGGGAAAAGCCGCGCAGCGGGGCGGTACCGCGCGCGTGAGCAAGCGGCGCATTAAGCCAATGCCGTTGGCCGAACCGCCCAGGCTCCGCTTGCTCACGCGCGCGGTACCGCCCGGCATAAACCGCACAAGCTCCGCTTGCTCACGCGCGCGGTACCGCCCCGGCACAACGTATTCCGCAAACGCAATTGCAACCCGCTCTAATGCCCTTCGCGTTGTTGCAGAAAGTAATCAATTAATTCATCCGCCGAGTTGTTCATCTCGACCTCGAACCCATGCACGCGGCTGGTGAAGTAGTTGAACATCCACACCGCCGGAATCGCGACGACCAAGCCAAAGGCCGTCGTCACCAACGCCTCGGAAATGCCGCCCGCAATGGCGCTGAAGCCGGAGGTTTGCTGCTGGCCCATGACTTCAAACGCGTGAATGATGCCGATGACCGTGCCGAACAGGCCGACAAAAGGCGCGGTTGAACCGACCGTCGCCAGGGCGGAAAGCCCGCGTTGCAACTCGGCGCTTTTCATGGCCGCCGCGCGTCTGACGGCGCGTTTGGCCTTGCGCATTTGCCGTGCGGGTTTAACGAGCGCCGTGCTAGCAGCCAATTCCTGCAAGCCCGAATTCACCACCACGGCCAGATGGCTGCGCTGATAGGTTTGCGAGAGCTTCAACGCATTCTCCAGTTGCGCCTGCCGCAACAACTCCGCCACTTTCGGCGCAAACTCGCGCGATTGCCGCGCCGCCGCCTTGTATGTCAGGTAGCGTTCCAGCATCAGCGCCAGCGAATAGATGGACATCAACAACAGCACGATGACGACCGCGACACCGAGCCAACTCATACTTGTAATCATATCGCGCGGATTGAGCGACAGCACCGATTTGGCGGGCTGTTGCAGCGCCAGCGCAAACGATACAGACAACCAGCAGAGACACGTAGCCATAAACGATTCCTCCGATCCGTTCAGCAGAGATTGATTTGTTTTGGGAAAATGAAGCGGCCAGCAACAACCACGCGCGCTTAGACGCCGTTACGATCAAGAAGTTCCCAACCAGGCTATGGCTTGCAACCAATTGCCGCCATCCGCATACTCACGCCCCATGGCGAACAATCAAATTTACGGCCTGCTGCCCGTGCTCGAAGCCTTGCGCGCACGCCGCCGTTCCATCAACAAGATTCTGATTCTCGACGGCGCTCAGCCCGCGCGGCTGAACGAATTGCTCGAATTGGCCAAACGTGCGGGCGTGCGCGTCGAAAAGCGCGACCGCCGTTTGCTCGATGAACTGACGCGCCAGGCCAATCATCAAGGCGTCGTTGCTTTCACCGACGCCGCCACCCGGCACAGCGGCTATGTCGAAGCCGAAACGATTCTGGACGCGCTCTCGCCCGACAAACCCGCGCTGCTGGTGCTGCTCGACGGCATCGAAGACCCGCACAACCTGGGCGCGATCCTGCGCACCTGCGAAGGCGCGGGTGTGGATGGCGTTTTCATCCCCGAACACCGCGCCGCCGGGTTGAATGAAACGGTCGCCAAGACTTCGGCGGGCGCGGTCGAATATGTGCGCGTGGCCCGCGTGACCAATCTGTCGCGCCTGATCGAAGACCTGAAGGCGCGCGGCATCTGGGTCGTCGGCGTCGAAGGCAACGCCCCCACGCAACACTGGCACTTCGATTTCACGCCCGCGTTGGCGCTCGTGCTGGGCGGCGAAGGCAAAGGCATCCGCCGCCTGGTGCGCGAACATTGCGACGCCGTGGTTTCGATTCCAATGCGCGGGCAGTTGAATTCGCTGAACGTGAGCGTGGCCAGCGGCGTGGTGTTGTTTGAAGTACTGCGGCAACGCGCCGCGTCAGTCGCTCAGGCGTAGGCAAGGGCACAGTTTTTCGCATTTCGATGACCGGTAATCAACAAACCAAAGCGGCGGCGCACTTCGGGCGCGTGCCACTCATTGTCAACGGCGACGATTTCGGTTATTCCGACGGTGTCAATCGCGCCATTCTGCAAGCCCATCGCGAAGGCATTTTGACCAGCGCCAGTCTGATGGTGAATGAAAGCGCCGCCGCAGAGGCCGTCGCACTCGCCCAAGCCAATCCCACACTCGCGGTCGGCTTGCACTTGGTGCTCGTGCTCGGACGCGCCGCCTTGCCGCACGCTGAAATCCCTCACATCACCGACGCGCAAGGCCGTTTCACCGACAGTTCGTTTCAGGCGGGCATTCAATACTATTTCAGCCAGGCCGCGCGCCGTGAAGTGCGCCGCGAGATGCGCGTCCAGTTTGAAAAGTTCGCGGCGACCAGCCTGCCCTTTTCGCACGTTGACGGCCACACGCACCTGCATCAACATCCCGTGGTTTTCGCCGAACTCATCCGCCTTTGCGAAGAGTTCGGCGTCCGGCGCGTGCGCGTCGTGAAAGGTGAAATGCGCTTGAGCCTGCGCCTGGATCGCCGCCACCTGCCGCTCAAGCTGGTCTGGGGCACGGTCTTCAACCTGTTGGGCAACTGGTGCGAGCGGCAATTGCGCGGGCGCGGCTTTGTGCAACCGCAAAAGGTTTACGGCCTATTGCAATCGGGCGACCTGAACGAAGATTATTTGCTCGGACTGATTCCACGCATGGCACAAACGACGACGGAAATTTACGCGCATCCGCTGGCGCCTGATGCTGACGCCGCCGCGCAAAGCGAGAATCCCGGCGGCGCGCGCGAGTTGCAAGCATTGACGAGCGCGCAAGTGCGCCAGGCCATCGAACAAGCTGGCTTTGCGCTGACGACATACGAAACAGCGGTGCAGTACCGGGAGCGGTAGCGACCGGGTGATTTCGGTTATGCACAACTCGAAGGTCGCTTGTCTGTTCGACAAGCTGCCAGCTTGTCGAAGTTCCGGCTATCAACCTAATGGACTAACGGCCACGCTTCGACAAGCTGGCAGCTTGTCGAACAACCCGGTCGCTACCGCTCCCGGTACTGCATTAAGCTCCGCATTATGAAAACGCTCGTTGTCCTGTTCATCGCCATCTGCGCCCAAGTGCTCGGCGATGTCTGTTTAACCAAAGGCATGAAAAGCATCGGCGAGATCAACACGCTCGACCCGGTGGCGCTCTTTCACCTCGGCGTGCAGGTCTTCACCACGCCGTATGTCTGGCTGGGCATTGCATCGCTGACGCTGTTTTACCTGCTCTACCTGGTCGCACTCTCGTGGGCCGATTTGAGTTTCGTGTTGCCGGTGACGGCGTTCGGTTACGTGCTAAATGCGGCGCTGGCGCGTTGGCTGTTGGGCGAGCACGTCTCGTTGGGGCGCTGGCTGGGCACCACGATCATTTGCGTGGGCGTAGCCATCGTCTCGCGCACCGAACAAAAAACCACCGGAGGCGCGGTGGCGTGAAAACCTTTCTGCTGTTGTGCAATCTGATCGTGTGCAGTTCGCTGGGCGAACTCCTGTCGGCCAAGGGTATGCAACAGGTCGGCGCGGTTTCGTTGCGTCCGCGCGCCTTGGCTGGCGCGCTTTGGCGGATGTTGCGCAATCCCTTTTTGTTCGCGGGCGTCGCCTGTTTGGCTGGCGCGTTTTTCACGTTTATCAGTTTGCTGAGCTACGCCGATCTGAGTTTCGTCGTGCCGCTGACGGCGGTCAGTTACATTACGAACACCTTGGGCGGGCGCTTCTTTTTGCACGAACGCATCTCGCGCGAACGCTGGTTGGGCACGTTGCTGGTGGCAGGCGGCGTGGCGCTGATTTCATTATCCAGCACAGTTGAAACACACGCGCTGCAATGGTGGCAGGCGTTTTACGCCTTGCTTGCGCCGGCGGCAGTGGTGAGTCAAGCAACCGCGCCGTTGCTTTTCTGGCTGCTCTTCGCGGTGCGCGTCGTGTTGCTGGTCTGTGTGACGGCGGCCTGTGTTTACTACAGCGTGGCCCTGTTGGCGGGGCTGTTCTGGTTTCGCGACCGGCGGCGGCAGCGCGCGTTGGGGTTGAGCTATACGCCTGCCGCCACGATTTTCAAACCGGTGCGCGGGGCCGATGCGCATGCGTATGAAAACTTCGCCAGCTTTTGCCGGCAGAATTTCCCGGTCTTCCAAATCGTCTTCGGTGTGCAGGACACCAGCGATCCGGCGCTCCCGATCATCGAAAAGCTGCAACGCGATTTCCCTGCGTGTGACATTGCGCTGGTGGTTTCGCCCAAAGAAATCGGCTTCAATCGCAAAGTTTCAAATCTGCAAAATATGCTCGCGGCGGCCAAACACGAAGTGCTGTTGCTCGTGGACAGCGACATCCGCGTCGGGCCGGATTACCTGCGCCGCGTCGTCGCGCCGTTGCAACAGCCCCGCGTCGGCATGGTCACCTGTCTCTATCGCGGCACGAATGCGACGACGTTGGGCGGGCTGTTGGAGAACATCGGCATCTCGTCAACTTTCGGGCCGGAAGTCTGTGCGGCGCGCACGCTCGAAGGCATCAAATTCGCTCTCGGTTCGACCATCGCGTTGAAACGGGCGTTGCTGGAAAAAATCGGCGGCTTCCCAGCGGTGGCTGATTATCTGGCCGATGATTTTCTGCTCGGCAATTTCACGGCGGCGGCGGGTTATGAAGTCGTGCTCTCTGATTACGTCGTCGAACACGTTACCGGGCCGGATTCGTTCGGCGCGATGTTGCGGCATCAATTGCGCTGGGGCCGTTCGACGCGTATCTCGCGTCCCTGGGGCTATCGCGGCTTGATCCTGACGTATGGCACGGTGACCGCGCTGCTGTCCCTGCTGGCCTGGCAATTCAGCCCGTTTGCCTGGGGCCTGCTGGCGCTGACGCTCGTGATTCGCGCGCTGCCGGCGTTTGTCGTCGGCGTGCTGGGCTTGCAAGATTTCGTCTTGGCGCGCTGGTTCTGGCTGGTGCCGGTGCGCGACCTGATTACGTTTGGCGTTTGGCTGGCCAGCTTTATCGGCGACGAGATTCATTGGCGCGGGACGAACTTCCGCGTCTTACCGGGCGGCAAACTTGCGCCCACAGGAAGGTAGGACAGCCTTTAGAGCGGTTTGCCACGAGAGCAGCTCGTGCCGAGACGGTACCGCGCGTGAGCAAGCGGCGCGTCAAGCTGACGCCATTGGCCGAATCGCACAAGCTCCGCTTGCTCACGCGCGCGGTACCGTCTCGCTGCCAGGCAGTCTGTCCTACCAGCTTCAGAGGAGTCTTATGCATTCATCTATCATTCGTTTCTTTACGCTATGCGTGCTAACGGGCTTGCTCTTCACCGCTTGCCAACCCAAAAAACCGCAAGCGACCGCGGGCGCGAAACAGTATGAACTAAAAGGCAAGGTCGTCTCTGCTGACAAGGCCAAACACAAGGTCACCATCGCGCACGACAAGATCGGCGATTATATGGAGGCGATGACGATGCCCTTCACGCTGACCGACGATTGGGTTTACAGCGATCTGACACTCGGCGCGCAAATTCAGGCCACGCTGGTCGTAGACCAGGGCATGACCTGGCTGGAAAATCCGGTCATCACCAAAGTCGTAGACCCCACGCTCGCGCGTAGCGAGGAAACCGGCGTCGAACCTTCAGCGGGCGCGGAAGTGCCCGATTTCACCCTGGTCAATCAGGACGGCAAGAAAATCAGTTTCAAACAATATCGCGGCGGCCCGCTGGTGCTGACCTTCATTTACACGCGCTGCCCGCTGCCCGATTACTGCCCGCTGATGAGCCAGAATTTCGCCAAAGTCAAAGCCGCCGTAGACGCCAATGACAAGCTCAAAACCAAAACGCACCTGCTCAGCATCAGCGTTGATCCCGACTACGACAAGCCACAAGTTTTGCGCACCTATGGCGCAGGCTATGTTGGCAAGCCCGATTTCAAACAATGGGAATTCGCCGCCGGCGCGCCCGGCGAGGTCAAAAAGGTCGCTGAGTTTTTCGGCCTGCAATACTGGGCGGAAAAAGACCAGATCATCCACGGCCTGCGCACCGCCATTGTCAGCGCCGACGGCAAAGTCGTGAAAGTCTATCGCGGCAACGAATGGAAGCCGGAAGAGATCGTGCGGGAGTTGGAGAAGCTGTAGTTCATCAGCAAGGGATTTCCCGACAAAGACTGAATCCTGAATCCCGGTTCCTGATCCCTGGCAAACGAAAAATGCTGGTGGGTTTTTACTGGTCAGGGATCAGGAACCGGGATTCAGGATTCAGCCCTGCACAAAAATGGAAAGTTGGAACGACTGAGATTGTTTGGCCACCGGATGCGGTGCTTCGTGGTTGCATTTTCTGACTGCCTTTAACGCCAACTGACATTGACAAAACCGTGCCCTCAGTTTCCCCTAGCACGCGGCAAATCCGCGCCGCACTTTTCGATTCAATCTGTTTACAAGGAGTCTCTCAACGATGAAGCTAAGTTTGCTACTGTCACTGGTTCTCTGTGTGTTGGTCGGCGTGGGCGCAGTGCTTGCCCGCCGCCCTATCGCCGACTTGCCCAA
Encoded proteins:
- the rlmB gene encoding 23S rRNA (guanosine(2251)-2'-O)-methyltransferase RlmB, with amino-acid sequence MANNQIYGLLPVLEALRARRRSINKILILDGAQPARLNELLELAKRAGVRVEKRDRRLLDELTRQANHQGVVAFTDAATRHSGYVEAETILDALSPDKPALLVLLDGIEDPHNLGAILRTCEGAGVDGVFIPEHRAAGLNETVAKTSAGAVEYVRVARVTNLSRLIEDLKARGIWVVGVEGNAPTQHWHFDFTPALALVLGGEGKGIRRLVREHCDAVVSIPMRGQLNSLNVSVASGVVLFEVLRQRAASVAQA
- a CDS encoding SCO family protein; this translates as MHSSIIRFFTLCVLTGLLFTACQPKKPQATAGAKQYELKGKVVSADKAKHKVTIAHDKIGDYMEAMTMPFTLTDDWVYSDLTLGAQIQATLVVDQGMTWLENPVITKVVDPTLARSEETGVEPSAGAEVPDFTLVNQDGKKISFKQYRGGPLVLTFIYTRCPLPDYCPLMSQNFAKVKAAVDANDKLKTKTHLLSISVDPDYDKPQVLRTYGAGYVGKPDFKQWEFAAGAPGEVKKVAEFFGLQYWAEKDQIIHGLRTAIVSADGKVVKVYRGNEWKPEEIVRELEKL
- a CDS encoding MotA/TolQ/ExbB proton channel family protein — translated: MATCLCWLSVSFALALQQPAKSVLSLNPRDMITSMSWLGVAVVIVLLLMSIYSLALMLERYLTYKAAARQSREFAPKVAELLRQAQLENALKLSQTYQRSHLAVVVNSGLQELAASTALVKPARQMRKAKRAVRRAAAMKSAELQRGLSALATVGSTAPFVGLFGTVIGIIHAFEVMGQQQTSGFSAIAGGISEALVTTAFGLVVAIPAVWMFNYFTSRVHGFEVEMNNSADELIDYFLQQREGH
- a CDS encoding EamA family transporter codes for the protein MKTLVVLFIAICAQVLGDVCLTKGMKSIGEINTLDPVALFHLGVQVFTTPYVWLGIASLTLFYLLYLVALSWADLSFVLPVTAFGYVLNAALARWLLGEHVSLGRWLGTTIICVGVAIVSRTEQKTTGGAVA
- the hpnK gene encoding hopanoid biosynthesis-associated protein HpnK; translated protein: MTGNQQTKAAAHFGRVPLIVNGDDFGYSDGVNRAILQAHREGILTSASLMVNESAAAEAVALAQANPTLAVGLHLVLVLGRAALPHAEIPHITDAQGRFTDSSFQAGIQYYFSQAARREVRREMRVQFEKFAATSLPFSHVDGHTHLHQHPVVFAELIRLCEEFGVRRVRVVKGEMRLSLRLDRRHLPLKLVWGTVFNLLGNWCERQLRGRGFVQPQKVYGLLQSGDLNEDYLLGLIPRMAQTTTEIYAHPLAPDADAAAQSENPGGARELQALTSAQVRQAIEQAGFALTTYETAVQYRER
- a CDS encoding PepSY domain-containing protein, which codes for MRMAGFTALCCGLSLGSLGLLACAAPGQVGVKTPQQRGSDYPPAFEATAAQQQEAETAWRALLTEFQLPETQFDAEPVLNTPRALPLALAGRIKLSPQESPLDELAAKEALRRFIERYAVLLSGGRRESAASLKDLSLMTFSKEGSLYRAVYQQRSFPYPLANGFGELMLVISKTGTLLQWNSRLLPKLELPVRTLIAAKDLPGKFVGRAFSYSSFAGQPMSYKVAKPDEVRVKDLVVYPKQSGNRLSLHLAYPVEVGSGMTWTVYVDAVTGEELEVRQNFNT
- the hpnI gene encoding bacteriohopanetetrol glucosamine biosynthesis glycosyltransferase HpnI, with translation MKTFLLLCNLIVCSSLGELLSAKGMQQVGAVSLRPRALAGALWRMLRNPFLFAGVACLAGAFFTFISLLSYADLSFVVPLTAVSYITNTLGGRFFLHERISRERWLGTLLVAGGVALISLSSTVETHALQWWQAFYALLAPAAVVSQATAPLLFWLLFAVRVVLLVCVTAACVYYSVALLAGLFWFRDRRRQRALGLSYTPAATIFKPVRGADAHAYENFASFCRQNFPVFQIVFGVQDTSDPALPIIEKLQRDFPACDIALVVSPKEIGFNRKVSNLQNMLAAAKHEVLLLVDSDIRVGPDYLRRVVAPLQQPRVGMVTCLYRGTNATTLGGLLENIGISSTFGPEVCAARTLEGIKFALGSTIALKRALLEKIGGFPAVADYLADDFLLGNFTAAAGYEVVLSDYVVEHVTGPDSFGAMLRHQLRWGRSTRISRPWGYRGLILTYGTVTALLSLLAWQFSPFAWGLLALTLVIRALPAFVVGVLGLQDFVLARWFWLVPVRDLITFGVWLASFIGDEIHWRGTNFRVLPGGKLAPTGR